A genomic stretch from Mastacembelus armatus chromosome 12, fMasArm1.2, whole genome shotgun sequence includes:
- the gas1b gene encoding growth arrest-specific protein 1b — MASRAMLMLRTAVFISILLIGLCVGSPNHSRRLVCWKAILKCHQEPDCHYAYDQYLYACQSVINGERKKCPSHCIASLIQLNLTQSGPTLEDCDCALDPVCRNTKQAIEPCLPRTSTMGCTEARRQCEMDPACSSAMRDYLFHCRKLFGGERCSDGCRRVIANMRSIPKAQQLDTCVCDGIERNICEYIRVSMKTFCSDPGDRFAGSGFSDSEEDSEDDYIEQEDYQYVEKSRGFAPCQTVLNVLTTILVLTQFI; from the coding sequence ATGGCAAGTCGTGCCATGTTGATGTTGCGGACAGCGGTGTTCATAAGCATCCTGCTCATCGGCCTCTGTGTCGGATCTCCCAACCACAGCCGTCGGCTGGTCTGCTGGAAAGCAATCCTCAAGTGCCACCAGGAGCCGGATTGCCATTACGCGTATGATCAGTACCTTTATGCCTGTCAGTCCGTTATCAATGGGGAACGCAAGAAGTGTCCCAGTCACTGTATAGCCTCTCTGATTCAGCTCAATCTCACCCAGAGCGGCCCCACTCTGGAGGACTGCGACTGCGCCCTCGACCCGGTCTGCAGGAACACCAAACAAGCTATCGAGCCGTGCCTGCCACGGACCAGCACCATGGGCTGCACCGAAGCCCGGCGGCAGTGTGAAATGGATCCGGCGTGCAGCTCCGCCATGAGAgattatttatttcactgccGAAAACTTTTCGGAGGAGAAAGGTGCTCGGATGGGTGTCGCAGAGTGATAGCCAACATGCGCTCCATACCGAAAGCGCAACAGCTAGacacttgtgtgtgtgatggcatTGAGAGGAACATATGCGAGTATATAAGGGTCAGCATGAAAACCTTCTGCTCGGATCCCGGCGACAGGTTCGCGGGAAGCGGATTTTCAGACTCCGAGGAGGATTCTGAGGATGATTATATTGAGCAGGAGGATTATCAGTATGTGGAGAAGTCCAGGGGCTTCGCACCTTGTCAGACTGTGCTGAATGTCCTGACCACCATTTTGGTTTTAACTCAATTTATCTGA